The following proteins are encoded in a genomic region of Drosophila miranda strain MSH22 chromosome 4, D.miranda_PacBio2.1, whole genome shotgun sequence:
- the LOC108163593 gene encoding LOW QUALITY PROTEIN: zinc finger protein chinmo (The sequence of the model RefSeq protein was modified relative to this genomic sequence to represent the inferred CDS: substituted 1 base at 1 genomic stop codon), translating to MDPQQQFCLKWNSYSSNLAITFSNLFKSDLLADVTLSCDGAVFKAHKLILAACSKKFADLFENTPTNGQCVIILEATTPDNMAALLEFMYKGEVHVSQEALNSFLKSAESLQVKGLSTETGRLAAQQAQQQQMGDSSPLDSPTGRRSMRNSLSGSSIMPGGGAGIGLGSGSGVNSIPGGLGNGNGLSLAGALSGMAAGGMAAAASVAASGLSALAASANALDRCGSAGGNIIGGTAAGHGPLSAGSGAGGAGGKGVGGNNGPISLGSGAGAALHLGGSTGSLKQECDSMMHPGSSSSSTMGYTHVPPMYRPISYEPLRKRALRSPYAEQELRGSVLRDGSKNSSSECPSPINKPPYHRPSSSASSTAPTEADTMHSERASPQSSRYENHSPSTTAGNGNANSGLDRIVKSERNNGSANEANDDDRELMDESTDNGAEDLRVKLENSNYSPPPPPNSNTSSTTPNALLENLKNADGTLSGNLAASIAPADMLNVWNATKMNNKNSVNTADGKKLKCLYCDRLYGYETNLRAHIRQRHQGIRVPCPFCERTFTRNNTVRRHIAREHKQEIGLAAGATIAPAHVAAAAAAAAAANHSPXEAAATAAAAVVMSAHKEAAKQRKRKSLKMALEKCMQRRDAMAAVPEAVGGGEEAAASEMEAPSQASGAHTIHTSGSAGTEPFSYEQQQQKMHHELAQQIKAAMAVEQAQRAEAEAEAEAMDTTVNTTVNTTLTTTTTNTSHTTTGTSDGGSGSDAEAEASDGSLERMRIQTNMEVDMESVPEPQPGSELVVVEPKIEPLSDTEDEDEHDHHLHMSEPEPEPEIYNRMPHTPTNPPHTIPPNDTPTLTSTPKVNVEQ from the exons ATGGATCCGCAGCAGCAGTTCTGCCTCAAATGGAACAGTTATTCCTCCAATTTGGCAATAACGTTCTCAAATCTGTTCAAATCGGATCTACTGGCCGATGTTACACTATCCTGCGATG GCGCAGTATTCAAAGCACACAAACTTATTTTGGCGGCCTGCTCAAAGAAGTTCGCCGATTTGTTTGAGAACACGCCCACCaatggtcagtgcgtcatcaTACTGGAGGCCACAACGCCCGATAATATGGCCGCTCTCCTGGAGTTCATGTACAAGGGCGAGGTGCATGTGTCCCAAGAGGCACTCAACAGTTTCCTCAAGTCTGCCGAGAGCCTGCAG GTCAAGGGACTGTCCACAGAGACCGGTCGTCTGGCCGCACAGCAGGCTCAACAGCAACAAATGGGCGACAGCTCGCCGCTAGATTCGCCCACAGGGCGACGTAGTATGCGCAACAGCCTCAGTGGTAGCAGCATTATGCCGGGCGGAGGAGCAGGCATCGGGCTGGGAAGTGGTTCCGGGGTAAACTCCATTCCCGGGGGCCTTGGCAATGGCAACGGCCTGAGTCTGGCAGGTGCCCTTAGTGGCATGGCCGCCGGTGGAATGGCAGCCGCCGCCAGTGTGGCGGCCAGCGGATTGAGTGCCTTGGCGGCCAGTGCGAATGCCCTGGATCGCTGTGGCAGTGCCGGTGGCAACATTATCGGGGGCACAGCAGCGGGCCATGGACCGTTGAGTGCTGGATCCGGAGCTGGCGGAGCCGGTGGCAAAGGAGTGGGTGGCAACAATGGACCCATTAGCCTGGGCAGCGGTGCTGGCGCCGCTCTACATCTGGGCGGATCGACTGGCAGCTTGAAGCAGGAGTGCGACTCGATGATGCATCCGGGCAGTAGCTCATCCTCCACCATGGGGTACACCCATGTGCCGCCCATGTACAGACCCATCTCCTATGAGCCGCTGCGCAAGCGTGCCCTCCGCAGTCCGTATGCCGAGCAGGAGCTGCGTGGCTCTGTGCTGCGCGACGGCTCCAAGAACTCGTCCTCCGAGTGCCCAAGTCCCATCAACAAGCCACCCTATCATCGTCCATCGTCCAGTGCCTCATCGACGGCACCCACCGAAGCGGACACCATGCACTCGGAAAGAGCCTCGCCACAGTCCAG TCGCTATGAGAACCACAGTCCCAGCACCACAGCTGGCAACGGCAATGCCAACAGTGGGCTGGATCGCATTGTCAAATCAGAGCGTAACAATGGTAGTGCCAATGAGGCAAACGATGATGACCGCGAGCTCATGGATGAGTCAACAGAT AATGGAGCCGAAGATCTACGAGTGAAGCTGGAGAACTCAAATTACtccccaccaccgccgccgaaCTCTAACACTTCATCGACAACCCCGAACGCACTGCTGGAGAACCTGAAGAATGCGGATGGAACGCTCTCTGGCAATCTGGCCGCATCGATAGCGCCGGCCGACATGTTGAACGTCTGGAATGCCACCAAGATGAATAACAAGAACAGTGTGAACACAGCGGACGGCAAGAAGCTGAAGTGTCTGTACTGCGACCGCCTTTACGGGTACGAGACGAACCTGCGCGCCCACATCCGTCAGCGTCATCAGGGCATTCGGGTACCCTGCCCGTTCTGCGAACGGACCTTCACCAGAAACAACACGGTGCGGCGGCACATCGCCCGGGAGCACAAGCAGGAGATCGGACTGGCGGCTGGGGCAACCATTGCCCCTGCCCATGTGGCAGCCGCGGCGGCTGCAGCGGCGGCCGCCAATCATTCACCATAGGAAGCGgccgcaacagcagcggcagcagtagTCATGAGCGCCCATAAGGAGGCGGCGAAGCAGCGTAAACGTAAATCACTCAAGATGGCACTCGAGAAGTGCATGCAGCGGCGGGATGCGATGGCCGCAGTACCGGAGGCGGTAGGAGGGGGCGAGGAGGCGGCGGCTTCAGAGATGGAGGCGCCATCGCAGGCGTCTGGGGCACACACAATACACACGAGCGGTTCAGCGGGCACTGAGCCGTTCAGCTacgagcagcagcaacagaagaTGCACCACGAGCTGGCTCAGCAGATCAAGGCGGCGATGGCCGTCGAACAGGCCCAGCGGGCCGAGGCCGAGGCCGAAGCAGAGGCCATGGACACCACGGTGAACACAACGGTTAATACCACCctcacaaccacaaccaccaACACCAGCCACACCACAACGGGCACCAGCGacggtggcagcggcagcgatgCCGAAGCCGAGGCCAGCGATGGTAGCCTCGAGCGGATGCGGATTCAGACGAACATGGAGGTGGACATGGAGTCCGTGCCAGAGCCACAGCCTGGCTCCGAGCTCGTCGTAGTGGAGCCGAAAATAGAGCCCCTGTCGGACACTGAGGATGAGGACGAACACGATCATCATCTGCACATGTCCgagccagagccggagccggagatCTACAATCGAATGCCACACACGCCCACCAACCCCCCCCACACTATACCGCCCAACGATACGCCTACATTGACCTCCACGCCCAAGGTCAATGTAGAGCAGTAA